The Sulfurihydrogenibium subterraneum DSM 15120 region ACCTGTTTTTGGTGAAAAAAAATAACCCTAAAAGGGGGATATTATGAAAAAGTTTATAATTTTTCTCATACTAACGGTTTTTAGCTACGCTTTCGCAGATAAAAAACTATACTACAAAGTCTTATACAAAGACGGAACAGTTAAGGTAATAGACATATCAAAAATATCCTTAAAAACCCTATCCTCAGACCCTAACGTCGTTTACTACGAACCCCCGAAAAAGTTAAAGCTTATGTTAGACGTAGCTTCTTCTTCTTCTGTAGGAGTGTCAGGGTCTTCAAACCAGACTTTCACACTCAAAACCTACACTAATCAGAAGATAAAAATACTAAAGTTTCCCTCTGATTTAAACCTTACTACAAGTGGAAGCTGTAGCCTATCTGGCGATGAATACCAATGTAGCGACGGCATTCTATCTATAACTGTCAACTATCAACAGGACTGGAGAGTTATAATCCTTTCTACAAATAGACAGATAAAAACTACAGACCTATCAGCAAGCTCTTACTACATTGGAACAAACGCAACTACTACTGGCAAAACAGGAAAGAATACAGTAGTAGCTGTAATAGACACAGGTATAGACTTTTGCCATCCTATGTTTAAAAAATCCGACGGAACTTCAAGAATAATCTACTACTACGAACCTTCAACAGGAACAGAGTTTGACAACAACACCATAAACCAGAAGATAAAAAACAACGACTGTAACTATGACTACGATGGACACGGAACCCACGTAGCAGGTATCTTAGCAGGCTACGACCCAAACTCTGTGTACACAGGTATAGCAAAAGAATCTGATATTATAGTAGTTAGGACAAACCTTGAAGATACAGACGTTATTCAAGGACTACAGTACCTAAAAAATAAAAAACAACAACTTAACAAACCTATGGTTGTGAACATGTCTTTAGGCTTTCATTACGGACCTCACGACGGCACTTCCCTTTTAGAAAAGGCTATACAAAACCTCTCATCTGCTGGATTTATAGTTGTTGCATCGGCAGGTAATGAAGGAGATGTAGCACTTCACGCAAAAGTGCAAAATTTCTCTTCAAAAACATCTATTGACCTTACATCTCAAACAGGAGACATAATAGACGGCTGGTATAAAGGCGGAAAGGTTAACGTTGAGTTTTGTAAAGGAACATCCTGTATATCTGCACAAAGCGGGTCTAATGTAATAGGAGATTTAGGAAACTGTGAGGTATCTATAGACAACACTATTACATCTTCTCCTTTAAACGGAGATGGTGAGTTTGTAATAGATTTTTATTGTGATGGAACTTTTAGACTAAACCTTGAACCTGCCCAAGGTAATCCAACTGTAGATATATACTTTGCTTACCCGTTTGGAGACAGTCAGTTTTTAAACTACTACCAAACAGACGCCTATGGAGGATACTTAGGAACTTTAGCTATGCCCGGTACTTCTGATTATGTAATAACTGTAGGAGCTATCACATCAAAACCAAGTGCTTTCACTACCAGCAAGTCCTTTATAGATTTAGGTAAGATAGCTTACTTTTCTTCAAGAGGTCCCACAAGGGACGGTAGGGTAAAACCAGACTTTGTAGCGCCGGGATACTTTGTATACAGTGCCCTTGCAGGAACGTCTACTTATATATCAAAAGCTGGAACTTCAATGTCTTCTCCTGTAGTAGCAGGTTTAGTTGCCCTAATACTTCAAGACAACCCTAACATAGACGTTTTTCAGGCAAAAGAAATACTCAAAAACAATGTCCTTACAGACCAAAACACCCAAAACCTTCCTAACTACACCTACGGCTACGGTAAAGCAGCTTTACAGAATGCTATGCCATCAAATAACGGAAAATCGTCAACTGGTAGTAATTCTTCGGGTGGTGGCGGTTGCTCAACTGTAAAAACTATAGATTATGGTATAATATTAAGCTCACTAATTTTTATAATTATAGTCAGAAACCTAAAAAGGAGGTTTGCATGAAAAAATCTGCCGTTGCCCTGCTTTCTGTTGCTGTAGCTCTTTCTGCAGGATGTCAATCAAAAAAGCAGGAAAAACAGTTAAACTTTGACTGTCCTAAAGAAGATAAGATAGTAGAAGTGATTAAAAAATTTACGCCAAACAACGAGATTATTATAGAAAAAGTTGAAAAGTTTAGAAACGTAAACTTATGTCAAGTAGAATTTAGAATTGGTATAAAACCCGCTGTCTTTTACGTTAACGAAGATTTATCTTTACTGTTTCCTGCTGTGATAGACGGTAAAACAGGAGAGAATATTGCAATCAAATCAATTCAACAAAGAAGAGATATTCCTGAAAAGCTTTTGGAAAAGTTTGAAAATTATGTATTCTTTACAGTAGGAAAAGGTAGTAGGTACGTTTACTTTATAACAGACCCAGATTGTAAAGTATGTGAAGATTCCTACAAAACATTAGAAGCTTGGGCATTAGAAAAAAATGTAAAAGTAAAGATAATAATCAGACCTTTAGCGATACATCAAAACTCGTACGATATAGCACTTTCTGTATTCTGCGATAAGAAAGGTTTTGAAGATATTTTAAAAGGATACAACTCAAAAAGAAGCTGTGAAGAGGGAAGAAAAAAGCTTGATGAAACTATTAAGTTTATAGATGAAAAAATGGCTATGTCAGATATTACTAATCCAATTGTAATAAGTGATAAAGGTAAAATACTGAATGCATTTATTACAAAGGAAAATCTAAATTGGTTGCTACAGTAATTTATTTGATTTTAACAATCTTAATAAGTCTTACAAGCTGTGCTATGGATTCAAACTACCATAAAAAGTTAGATTACAATACAAAGGTCTGGCTTGAAAAATCAGATTCAAATCAGAAAGAAACCTTTAAAGTTCTGGTTGAAAACCCAGACTGTGTAAAGAAGTTTGAAAACGTTGAGCTTTTGCAAGTCGTAGACAGTATAGCTATAATAAAATCCTCTAAACAAGACCTTGAAAAGGTAATAAAATTAGGTTGTGTAAAGTATGTAGAAAAAAGTAAAAAATTAGATTTAAAGGAGTAAGTTATGGCAAAGCTCTTTGAAAAAACAGAATTGTTAAACATTGATAAACATAAAAATTTAAAGTGGGAATGCTTAAAATCTGACTGCTCTTTATCCTGCTGTTTCCTTCCAAAAAGATCTGCGATAACGCTTGCAGAAATGCCTATTTTATCAAAATACTTTCCTATATCTTTTGTTTTAATTAAAAATAAAGACGAAAACAAAGAACCTTTTAAAAGTATTAACATTTTCTTCAAATTAGAAGAAGATGAAGGAAGATGTACTTACCTTGAGTTAGAAAAAGGTTGTGTACTTGGTAATGAAAAACCTCTTGCTTGTAAACAGTATCCTTTTTCTTTGGTGCTTAATGATAGGGGGCAGAAAATAATAAACGTAGATTTTAGTTGTCCGGGCTTTAGTTTCGAGAAAGGAGAGCCAATCTTTGGAGAGGATAGTCAAATTAACCAATACTTCCAAAAGGACTTCTTGATACCTGCGGATATATTTTTTGAAAGGATGAGAGAAACTCAGGAATTTGTAAACACGATGTTTAATTATAACCTTGTCTCTCCGGCAGAGTACCATTACAGGGGTATAACTGTAAAACTCAACGCAATAGATGAGTCTAAACTGTACGATCTTCCAAAAGAAACGCTCAAAGACTTTCAATTAAGAGGATACTTTAGATACATATACTTACACCTTTACTCTATTGATAACTATAAAAAACTTATAGATAAGTTTTTAGAAGAAAAGAGTAAGGTAAATACGGTGGGTTAAACCCTCTCATACTCAAAATATACTACATTCTTTTCTCTTTACTACTTTATTTATTTCTCCTGATATAATTTATTTACCAAAAACACTACATCGGAGCTTACAGGTGAAGATAACGGATTTTTTCTCTTTAGAAGATTTTAGTAAAACTATTCCCTTTACTGCACTTGGGGCAAGGGTTTGTTATAACGATGGGGATTTACAGTCCTTGTTAAATGACCCAAGGGTTGTAGATAAACAGACAAGAGCAGGATTTTTGTCAAAACTTGGAAACTATAAACACTTTTCTGTTTTCTCCCATTCTTTTGCATACAAAAAAATCGGAGAGTTAAACGCTTTAAAAATAGCCGCAACAAAATTTAAATCTCACTACAACCCCAAATATCCCGATGTCATAGGAGTAAGTCTCAGACACTACCTCGAGGAACTGCTTGAGATAGACCCACAGCAGTATTTAAAAGCTTTTGAAAAAATAGCAGAGTTTGACGTGCCTATAAACCCATTAGGGCAAAAAGAGAATGTCTCTCTAATAGGACTTATAACAGAGTATGACGGCTACGCCGTATTTTTTATAGACAAAGTAAGCAGAACTTTAACTCATCAGCTGGTAAGACACACCGCTCTAAACTTCTCCCAGAGAAGTCAAAGGTATGTAAAAGAAGAAGAAAACTTCTGTATAATTTCTCCTTCTGTAA contains the following coding sequences:
- a CDS encoding S8 family serine peptidase, whose translation is MKKFIIFLILTVFSYAFADKKLYYKVLYKDGTVKVIDISKISLKTLSSDPNVVYYEPPKKLKLMLDVASSSSVGVSGSSNQTFTLKTYTNQKIKILKFPSDLNLTTSGSCSLSGDEYQCSDGILSITVNYQQDWRVIILSTNRQIKTTDLSASSYYIGTNATTTGKTGKNTVVAVIDTGIDFCHPMFKKSDGTSRIIYYYEPSTGTEFDNNTINQKIKNNDCNYDYDGHGTHVAGILAGYDPNSVYTGIAKESDIIVVRTNLEDTDVIQGLQYLKNKKQQLNKPMVVNMSLGFHYGPHDGTSLLEKAIQNLSSAGFIVVASAGNEGDVALHAKVQNFSSKTSIDLTSQTGDIIDGWYKGGKVNVEFCKGTSCISAQSGSNVIGDLGNCEVSIDNTITSSPLNGDGEFVIDFYCDGTFRLNLEPAQGNPTVDIYFAYPFGDSQFLNYYQTDAYGGYLGTLAMPGTSDYVITVGAITSKPSAFTTSKSFIDLGKIAYFSSRGPTRDGRVKPDFVAPGYFVYSALAGTSTYISKAGTSMSSPVVAGLVALILQDNPNIDVFQAKEILKNNVLTDQNTQNLPNYTYGYGKAALQNAMPSNNGKSSTGSNSSGGGGCSTVKTIDYGIILSSLIFIIIVRNLKRRFA
- a CDS encoding thioredoxin fold domain-containing protein, which encodes MKKSAVALLSVAVALSAGCQSKKQEKQLNFDCPKEDKIVEVIKKFTPNNEIIIEKVEKFRNVNLCQVEFRIGIKPAVFYVNEDLSLLFPAVIDGKTGENIAIKSIQQRRDIPEKLLEKFENYVFFTVGKGSRYVYFITDPDCKVCEDSYKTLEAWALEKNVKVKIIIRPLAIHQNSYDIALSVFCDKKGFEDILKGYNSKRSCEEGRKKLDETIKFIDEKMAMSDITNPIVISDKGKILNAFITKENLNWLLQ
- a CDS encoding SapC family protein — its product is MAKLFEKTELLNIDKHKNLKWECLKSDCSLSCCFLPKRSAITLAEMPILSKYFPISFVLIKNKDENKEPFKSINIFFKLEEDEGRCTYLELEKGCVLGNEKPLACKQYPFSLVLNDRGQKIINVDFSCPGFSFEKGEPIFGEDSQINQYFQKDFLIPADIFFERMRETQEFVNTMFNYNLVSPAEYHYRGITVKLNAIDESKLYDLPKETLKDFQLRGYFRYIYLHLYSIDNYKKLIDKFLEEKSKVNTVG
- the thyX gene encoding FAD-dependent thymidylate synthase, which gives rise to MKITDFFSLEDFSKTIPFTALGARVCYNDGDLQSLLNDPRVVDKQTRAGFLSKLGNYKHFSVFSHSFAYKKIGELNALKIAATKFKSHYNPKYPDVIGVSLRHYLEELLEIDPQQYLKAFEKIAEFDVPINPLGQKENVSLIGLITEYDGYAVFFIDKVSRTLTHQLVRHTALNFSQRSQRYVKEEENFCIISPSVKESQQTVDLKSIENLKDLFNEILQIIKNSTENTSQSVKDSIQTLEKRVNHVYISKSMTAYEIAKLYDELSQLIYDLFVHYFKIKREDARFFLPNGRRTTIVVSGTLSWIKDFIQKRNTPHAQWEIRSVAQQMQKLLEEQGV